The Humulus lupulus chromosome 4, drHumLupu1.1, whole genome shotgun sequence genome has a window encoding:
- the LOC133832704 gene encoding VQ motif-containing protein 20-like, whose amino-acid sequence MSRSQFHADRNNNRNSSHSIKKSSPSSSSSSSPPLASALLTGPSLTVSAKPPPQQQQQRHPVIIYTHSPKVIHTHPRDFRALVQKLTGLTRTEDDATKPSEDGSNSSSSSSSSSLPPPPPPPPPPQLHLPLENNNSNNNNNNFDNVAMMANIIINDDNESSSITTEEYGSSCNNVGDQGQVINSCPAYQQPNLYNNNIPLFPSSSIDFYGSMNPIPPFYNYNNDPSFLFGNHTLTSTLPPHHHMPSSSSSCSVAMLEDLNDFRGN is encoded by the coding sequence ATGAGTCGTTCACAATTTCATGCTGATAGGAACAACAACAGGAATAGTTCTCACTCCATTAAGAAATCATCGCCGTCATCGTCATCATCGTCATCGCCTCCACTCGCTAGCGCCCTCCTGACTGGGCCATCATTAACAGTCTCCGCCAAGCCACCACCACAGCAGCAACAACAGCGTCATCCAGTCATCATCTACACGCATTCCCCTAAAGTCATCCACACACATCCACGTGATTTCAGGGCTTTGGTACAGAAACTGACGGGCCTCACTCGCACAGAGGACGACGCCACGAAGCCCTCCGAGGATGGAAGCAATTCATCatcatcctcctcgtcctcgtcaTTGCCACCGCCACCGCCGCCACCACCACCGCCGCAGCTGCACCTGCCACTGgagaataataatagtaataataataataataattttgataaCGTTGCGATGATGGCAAACATCATTATTAACGATGATAATGAGTCGTCTTCGATTACAACTGAGGAATATGGTAGCAGTTGTAATAATGTAGGTGATCAAGGACAAGTGATAAACTCATGCCCAGCGTATCAACAGCCTAATTTGTACAACAATAATATTCCGCTATTCCCATCGAGCTCCATTGATTTCTATGGCTCCATGAACCCTATTCCGCCTTTTTATAACTATAATAATGATCCTTCGTTTTTGTTTGGGAATCATACTCTCACAAGTACTCTACCTCCTCACCATCATATGccatcttcatcatcatcttgtTCCGTAGCAATGCTTGAAGACTTAAATGATTTTCGAGGAAACTAG